A single genomic interval of Terriglobus albidus harbors:
- the purN gene encoding phosphoribosylglycinamide formyltransferase, whose protein sequence is MTRLGVLLSGRGSNFLAIAEAINNGSLRGCEIVLVLSNKADAPGIDAARQLGLEARAIPSKGIPRQEHDRQMIAALQDARVDLICLAGYMRIISPEFIAAFPNRILNIHPSLLPSFPGLDAQGQALEYGAKIAGCTVHFVDEQVDHGTIIVQRTVPVLDNDTHDTLAARILEQEHQAYAEGLQRVLSGEYRIEGRRYIRK, encoded by the coding sequence ATGACCAGACTCGGTGTTCTTCTCTCCGGACGGGGATCGAACTTCCTCGCAATCGCCGAAGCCATCAACAATGGCTCTCTACGCGGTTGCGAGATCGTGCTTGTGCTCTCGAACAAAGCAGACGCGCCCGGAATCGATGCGGCCCGGCAACTGGGCCTGGAAGCGCGTGCCATTCCCTCGAAAGGCATTCCGCGCCAGGAGCATGACCGCCAGATGATCGCGGCTCTGCAGGACGCCAGGGTCGACTTGATCTGCCTGGCAGGCTACATGCGCATCATCTCGCCCGAGTTCATCGCAGCCTTCCCTAACCGCATTCTGAACATCCATCCCTCGCTGCTACCCTCCTTCCCCGGCCTGGACGCACAGGGACAGGCGCTGGAGTACGGAGCCAAAATCGCAGGCTGCACCGTCCACTTCGTGGATGAGCAGGTCGACCACGGCACCATCATCGTGCAGCGCACCGTCCCGGTGCTCGACAACGACACGCACGACACACTGGCAGCTCGGATCCTGGAACAGGAACACCAGGCCTACGCGGAAGGCTTGCAGCGAGTCCTCTCCGGCGAATACCGCATCGAAGGCCGCCGCTACATCCGCAAGTAA
- the purM gene encoding phosphoribosylformylglycinamidine cyclo-ligase — MAPIPVKSSGPISYADAGVDISAADRSKDKIKLLARRTFNKNVLSEIGSFGGLFGLDLSKFPDPVLVSSADGVGTKLKVAFELGIHHTVGGDLVNHCVNDIAVQGATPLFFLDYLAMGKLEGNVVEKIVTGLSDACKANGCALIGGETAQMPGFYQPGDYDLAGFIVGAVSKDRIITGEKTQVGDVLFGLPSTGLHTNGYSLARKLLFEVAGYTADQYVGAIKEKTGAALMKTHRSYLGIIRKLHAGDCVAGMAHITGGGISENLPRVLPKGMGAHIDLTSWQVPPLFTHLQELGQVEQDEMFRTFNMGIGLICVVPADKVKKAKAILNRANERFHVIGRVVRGDRKVSYA; from the coding sequence TTGGCTCCAATTCCCGTGAAGTCCTCAGGCCCCATCTCATACGCCGATGCCGGTGTGGATATCTCCGCAGCAGACCGCTCCAAAGACAAAATCAAACTGTTAGCGCGCCGGACCTTCAACAAGAACGTCCTGTCAGAGATTGGTTCGTTTGGTGGCCTGTTTGGCCTGGACCTGAGCAAGTTTCCGGATCCGGTGCTGGTCTCCTCCGCCGACGGCGTTGGCACCAAGCTGAAGGTCGCCTTCGAGCTCGGAATTCACCACACCGTAGGTGGCGACCTCGTCAACCACTGCGTAAACGATATCGCTGTACAGGGCGCGACACCGCTGTTCTTCCTGGACTACCTGGCGATGGGCAAGCTGGAAGGCAATGTCGTTGAGAAGATCGTCACCGGTCTCTCCGACGCCTGCAAGGCCAACGGATGTGCCCTGATCGGCGGCGAGACCGCGCAGATGCCGGGCTTCTATCAGCCGGGCGATTACGATCTTGCCGGTTTTATCGTCGGCGCCGTCAGCAAAGACCGCATCATCACCGGGGAGAAGACGCAGGTAGGCGACGTACTCTTCGGCCTGCCCTCGACCGGTCTGCACACCAACGGCTACTCACTGGCCCGCAAGCTGCTGTTCGAAGTCGCGGGATACACCGCTGACCAGTACGTCGGCGCCATCAAGGAAAAGACCGGAGCTGCCCTGATGAAGACACACCGCAGCTACCTCGGCATTATCAGAAAGCTGCACGCCGGCGACTGCGTTGCCGGCATGGCACACATCACCGGCGGTGGCATTAGCGAAAACCTTCCGCGTGTATTGCCCAAGGGAATGGGAGCGCACATCGACCTCACCTCATGGCAGGTACCCCCGCTGTTTACGCATCTGCAGGAACTGGGTCAGGTCGAACAGGATGAGATGTTCCGCACTTTCAACATGGGTATCGGCCTGATCTGCGTGGTTCCCGCCGACAAGGTCAAGAAGGCCAAGGCCATTCTGAACCGCGCCAATGAGCGCTTCCATGTGATCGGCCGCGTCGTTCGCGGTGACCGCAAGGTTAGCTACGCGTAA
- a CDS encoding thiol-disulfide oxidoreductase DCC family protein, with protein sequence MTAQEQQRLAGRDILLYDGVCALCNGVVRFAAQRDPTGRLLFLPLGSRLGGELLQRYGLTAATLNSVVVLEHALTPQERISLRTRAVAQVMVRLTRPWRVLGRILMAIPSWLGDPVYRLVARIRYHLAGRYEICPLPEPRLRERFIGLDS encoded by the coding sequence ATGACTGCACAAGAACAGCAACGGCTCGCAGGCAGGGACATCCTGCTCTACGACGGCGTCTGCGCCCTCTGTAACGGCGTCGTGCGTTTTGCCGCGCAACGCGACCCCACAGGCCGTCTCCTGTTTCTACCGCTCGGCTCCCGCCTGGGAGGAGAATTGCTCCAGCGGTATGGCCTCACTGCCGCGACCCTCAACTCCGTCGTCGTGCTGGAACATGCCCTCACCCCGCAAGAGCGGATCTCCCTGCGCACCAGGGCGGTTGCACAAGTCATGGTGCGGCTGACGCGACCCTGGAGGGTACTGGGTCGGATTCTGATGGCGATTCCGTCCTGGCTGGGCGATCCTGTCTACCGGCTGGTCGCCCGAATTCGTTACCATCTCGCAGGGCGATACGAAATCTGCCCGCTTCCGGAGCCGCGGCTCCGCGAACGTTTCATCGGGCTGGACAGTTGA
- the hemL gene encoding glutamate-1-semialdehyde 2,1-aminomutase, with product MTRVLEMSRSLQRRAEGLFPGGVNSPVRAFRSVGGDAPFLERAQGAYLYDADGNRYIDYFGSWGPMVLGHAVPEVVDAIRYAAGRSASFGASHAGEAELGELIRTAVPSMERMRFVSSGTEATMSAIRVARGFTRRRYVIKFEGCYHGHADGLLVKAGSGVATFGIPGSAGVPDEVAHFTLALPYNDIAAVEAAFAKHKGDIAAIILEPVVGNAGTLIPKAGYLEALRSLTEAEGALLIFDEVMTGFRLALGGAQQRFGIKPDLTTMGKIVGGGLPVGVFGGREDVMNMLAPLGPVYQAGTLSGNPLAMAAGSATVGRLIREAGTIYPQIDETTRQVAEGVAQVAADTGVRLTTNRLGSMWTWFFTPDAVENFEDAAKSDTAAFGRFHRAMMEEGVWLPPSQFEAAFIGLAHGKDEVEKTIAAARKAFV from the coding sequence ATGACACGAGTGCTGGAAATGTCCCGTTCGCTGCAGCGTCGCGCCGAAGGTCTCTTTCCCGGGGGTGTGAACTCCCCGGTGCGCGCCTTCCGTTCCGTGGGTGGCGATGCTCCCTTCCTGGAACGCGCCCAGGGCGCCTATCTGTATGACGCCGATGGCAATCGCTACATCGACTATTTCGGCTCCTGGGGACCGATGGTTCTGGGACATGCCGTGCCCGAGGTTGTGGATGCCATTCGTTACGCCGCCGGCCGCAGCGCCAGCTTTGGCGCCTCGCATGCCGGTGAGGCCGAACTGGGTGAACTTATTCGCACGGCGGTTCCGTCGATGGAGCGGATGCGCTTTGTCAGCTCCGGGACAGAAGCGACGATGTCCGCCATTCGCGTCGCCCGGGGCTTCACACGGCGCCGCTACGTCATCAAGTTCGAGGGCTGCTACCACGGTCACGCCGATGGTCTGCTGGTGAAGGCGGGTTCCGGCGTTGCGACTTTCGGCATTCCTGGAAGCGCCGGCGTTCCGGATGAGGTCGCACACTTCACGCTGGCTTTGCCGTACAACGACATCGCTGCTGTTGAGGCGGCATTTGCCAAACATAAGGGAGATATCGCGGCCATCATCCTGGAGCCGGTTGTGGGTAATGCAGGCACGCTGATTCCAAAGGCCGGATATCTGGAAGCACTGCGGTCGCTCACCGAGGCAGAGGGCGCGCTGCTGATCTTTGATGAGGTGATGACTGGCTTCCGCCTGGCGCTCGGCGGAGCGCAGCAGCGCTTCGGTATCAAGCCGGATCTCACCACGATGGGCAAGATCGTCGGTGGCGGTCTGCCGGTCGGTGTCTTCGGCGGACGGGAGGATGTGATGAACATGCTTGCCCCGCTTGGCCCTGTCTATCAGGCGGGAACGCTGAGCGGCAATCCGCTGGCGATGGCGGCGGGATCTGCTACGGTGGGCCGTCTGATCCGTGAGGCGGGAACGATCTATCCGCAGATCGACGAGACGACACGACAGGTGGCCGAAGGTGTGGCGCAGGTGGCTGCGGATACCGGTGTCCGGTTGACGACGAATCGTTTAGGAAGCATGTGGACCTGGTTCTTCACTCCGGATGCGGTGGAGAACTTTGAGGATGCGGCGAAGAGCGATACGGCCGCGTTTGGCAGGTTCCATCGCGCCATGATGGAGGAAGGTGTGTGGCTGCCGCCTTCGCAGTTTGAGGCTGCGTTTATTGGGCTGGCGCATGGTAAGGATGAGGTGGAGAAGACGATTGCGGCGGCGCGGAAGGCGTTTGTTTAA
- a CDS encoding IS110 family transposase yields MQIVGCDFHPQWQQVSFLDQETGEYREAKLVNGDGEAERFYRSLSPGALVGIESCGNAQWFIDLLGSLGHTVWVGDAAKIRASYVRKQKTDRRDADHILKLLVEDRFPRLWTPSAKQRDLRQLLIHRHKLVEIRTRVKNGLQHLAMNRGVQKQSRLWSVRGRAELEKLPLEGWSARRREDLLELMKGLDQQIKELDEAVVQAAREDAKAELLMSQPGVGPITAMAFVLTIGDVSRFEYSGKVASYLGLIPSEYTSGGKRKLGAISKQGNRFMRQLLVEAAQTACRLDEGFRKQYQARCHHKPKAVAKVAAARRLAVRLYWMLRLNKRYPEIAHIESSSGVPLAIHGRDVE; encoded by the coding sequence ATGCAGATTGTAGGTTGTGATTTCCATCCGCAGTGGCAGCAGGTTTCATTTTTAGATCAGGAGACTGGCGAGTACCGGGAAGCGAAGCTGGTCAACGGGGACGGGGAGGCGGAGCGGTTCTACCGGTCGTTGTCTCCAGGAGCGCTTGTAGGGATCGAGTCGTGCGGCAACGCGCAGTGGTTTATTGATCTGCTAGGCAGTCTGGGTCACACGGTGTGGGTCGGAGATGCGGCGAAGATCCGAGCCAGCTATGTACGGAAGCAGAAGACGGACCGCCGGGATGCGGACCATATCCTGAAGCTGCTGGTGGAGGACCGGTTTCCGCGGTTGTGGACGCCTTCAGCCAAGCAGCGGGATCTTCGTCAGCTGCTGATCCACCGACACAAGCTGGTGGAGATCCGGACCCGGGTGAAGAACGGGCTGCAGCACCTGGCGATGAACCGTGGCGTACAGAAGCAGTCGCGGCTGTGGAGCGTTCGGGGGAGGGCTGAGTTGGAAAAGCTTCCTCTGGAGGGCTGGAGTGCCCGGCGACGGGAGGATCTGCTGGAGCTGATGAAGGGTCTGGATCAGCAGATCAAGGAGCTGGATGAGGCAGTCGTGCAGGCGGCCAGGGAGGATGCGAAGGCGGAGCTGTTGATGAGCCAGCCGGGAGTCGGTCCGATCACGGCGATGGCCTTCGTACTGACGATCGGCGATGTGAGCCGGTTCGAGTACAGCGGGAAGGTCGCCAGCTATCTGGGCCTGATCCCCAGCGAATACACCTCGGGCGGCAAGCGCAAACTGGGAGCCATCAGCAAGCAGGGCAACCGGTTCATGCGCCAGTTGCTGGTCGAAGCAGCTCAGACGGCCTGCCGGCTGGATGAAGGATTTCGAAAGCAGTATCAGGCTCGCTGCCACCACAAGCCGAAAGCAGTGGCCAAGGTGGCGGCAGCAAGGAGGTTAGCAGTGCGGCTCTACTGGATGCTCAGGCTGAACAAACGCTATCCAGAGATCGCCCATATCGAGAGCAGCTCGGGGGTGCCCCTGGCCATCCATGGTCGTGACGTTGAGTGA
- a CDS encoding MFS transporter, producing the protein MSTQTQTQTQAPPHVHQEPMSMREVLKITTMRRLWYAQVVSNFGDFLALFAVISVLTFNLHATAQQVTGVQIAYQLPIALLGIVAGVFVDRWSLKGTLIASDLSRAVLCLLLIWAGATMQFYLILAAISIVSSFFNPAQGVTLRSAVPMHGLRSANALMQQVMFVMRIVGPAAAGVLVTALGAKACYIVDAISFVASASFIASITITRPPVAAEHQTTKTGVARVLHDMQQGIQFILHHAALLFVILALASGMFVLGCFGPLIAVYVRDVLHATTPRSFGAASASIGAGILLGMNLLNTFGKKMKNTVLVYAGLSGIAIGLVILAGIPYLATCILGNLVIGLSVAGIIIPAQTMIQQETPHHLMGRVGSTLMSMIFTAQILGLILSGVLAQHTGTRQVFTLCAVLLLILMAVGKLFMEPKTPATA; encoded by the coding sequence ATGAGCACGCAAACCCAAACGCAAACCCAGGCGCCTCCGCACGTTCACCAGGAACCGATGTCGATGCGTGAGGTGTTGAAGATCACCACCATGCGCCGGCTCTGGTACGCACAGGTGGTCTCGAACTTCGGCGACTTCCTGGCGCTGTTCGCCGTCATCAGCGTGCTGACCTTCAACCTGCATGCCACGGCACAACAAGTGACGGGTGTGCAGATCGCCTATCAGTTGCCGATTGCCCTTCTGGGTATCGTGGCCGGTGTCTTCGTCGACCGCTGGTCGTTGAAGGGAACGCTGATCGCCAGCGACCTTTCACGCGCGGTTCTATGTCTGTTGCTGATCTGGGCTGGGGCGACGATGCAGTTTTACCTGATTCTCGCGGCCATCTCTATCGTCTCCAGCTTCTTCAATCCGGCACAGGGAGTCACCCTCCGCTCGGCGGTGCCGATGCACGGCCTGCGCTCCGCCAATGCTCTGATGCAGCAGGTCATGTTCGTCATGCGCATCGTCGGTCCGGCGGCTGCAGGCGTATTGGTAACAGCTTTGGGAGCGAAGGCCTGCTACATCGTGGACGCGATCAGCTTCGTGGCCTCCGCCAGTTTTATCGCCAGCATCACCATCACGCGTCCGCCGGTAGCCGCGGAACACCAGACCACCAAGACCGGTGTAGCGCGCGTGCTGCATGACATGCAGCAGGGCATCCAGTTCATACTGCATCATGCGGCGCTGCTGTTCGTGATCCTCGCGTTGGCCTCTGGCATGTTCGTGCTGGGATGCTTCGGTCCGCTCATCGCTGTCTACGTGCGCGATGTGCTGCATGCCACCACACCACGCTCTTTCGGCGCAGCCTCAGCCTCCATCGGAGCCGGCATTCTGCTGGGCATGAACCTGCTGAATACCTTCGGCAAGAAGATGAAGAATACGGTGCTGGTCTACGCCGGCCTGAGTGGAATTGCTATCGGCCTGGTGATCCTTGCCGGTATTCCCTATCTGGCCACATGCATCCTCGGCAACCTGGTGATCGGCCTCTCAGTCGCGGGCATCATCATCCCGGCACAAACAATGATTCAGCAGGAGACGCCGCATCACCTGATGGGCCGCGTCGGCTCCACGCTGATGTCGATGATCTTCACCGCACAGATCCTGGGCTTGATCCTGTCAGGCGTACTGGCACAACACACCGGCACCCGCCAGGTCTTCACTCTCTGCGCCGTACTTCTGCTGATCCTGATGGCAGTCGGCAAACTCTTCATGGAGCCAAAGACACCCGCAACCGCCTAG
- a CDS encoding polysaccharide deacetylase family protein → MLSSVLAGAAVAAGVGVSVYAAYRPESQIYGATLIAGSDPGQVALTYDDGPNPDATPRLLDILAQHQVHATFFMVGNFVKAEAVLARRVAAAGHLIGNHTLTHPNLAITSSRETRRQLTQTNDILEQTLGQKIRFFRPPFGARRPATLRIARELGLIPVQWNVAAQDWNPASPQQLLERLERGIAKNRQKGQASNLLLHDGSHLGLGAKRMPTVEATALLLERNIRNLTFVTPEIWA, encoded by the coding sequence ATGCTTTCCTCTGTACTTGCCGGAGCGGCCGTGGCCGCCGGCGTCGGTGTTTCCGTTTACGCAGCTTATCGACCGGAATCCCAGATCTACGGCGCCACTCTCATTGCCGGGTCTGACCCAGGACAGGTCGCACTCACCTATGATGATGGCCCCAATCCTGATGCAACACCGCGGCTGCTCGACATCCTGGCGCAGCACCAGGTCCATGCGACTTTCTTCATGGTGGGCAACTTTGTGAAAGCGGAAGCGGTGCTGGCGCGGCGGGTCGCCGCTGCAGGCCACCTGATCGGCAATCACACTCTGACCCATCCCAACCTCGCTATCACCTCATCGCGAGAGACACGGCGTCAGCTTACCCAGACCAACGACATCCTGGAACAGACCCTCGGACAGAAGATCCGCTTCTTCCGTCCTCCCTTCGGAGCCCGCCGCCCCGCCACCCTACGCATTGCACGCGAGCTCGGCTTGATCCCCGTGCAGTGGAATGTCGCCGCGCAGGATTGGAACCCAGCATCGCCGCAGCAGCTTCTGGAGCGGCTGGAGCGCGGTATCGCGAAAAATCGCCAGAAGGGCCAGGCCTCCAATCTTCTGCTGCATGACGGCAGTCATCTGGGGCTGGGAGCAAAGCGGATGCCGACCGTAGAAGCTACAGCTCTGCTTCTGGAAAGAAATATCAGGAACCTTACATTTGTCACTCCCGAAATCTGGGCTTAA
- a CDS encoding deoxynucleoside kinase: MLFDLPSYIAIEGPIRVGKSTLAGMLAEKMEAYRVTEPEDNPFLDRFYRQEPGMAFATQMWFLEARYAQLQVAERMAGGDVVRQSVVSDYMFEKDKLFACLNLGDDELKLYNRLYEPMRNDLSTPDLVIYLKATPDVLRTRLKRKGVPGERAVSEEYLETVIEAYEHFFSRYTASDLLVIDTSQIDFVHNNRDLQALFRRLDAPVKGTQHFLMVG, from the coding sequence ATGCTGTTCGATCTACCCAGTTACATCGCCATTGAAGGTCCTATCCGCGTGGGGAAATCGACCCTGGCAGGCATGCTGGCCGAGAAGATGGAGGCGTATCGCGTTACGGAGCCCGAAGATAATCCCTTTCTCGACCGCTTTTACCGGCAGGAACCGGGCATGGCCTTCGCCACCCAGATGTGGTTTCTTGAGGCTCGATACGCCCAGTTACAGGTTGCGGAACGGATGGCCGGCGGTGATGTTGTGCGCCAGAGCGTTGTTTCCGACTACATGTTTGAGAAGGACAAGCTCTTCGCCTGCCTGAACCTGGGGGACGATGAACTGAAGCTTTATAACCGCCTCTATGAGCCCATGCGCAATGATCTGTCGACACCTGACCTGGTGATCTACCTGAAAGCGACTCCCGACGTGCTGCGTACGCGCCTGAAACGAAAGGGCGTGCCCGGGGAACGTGCTGTCAGCGAAGAGTATTTGGAGACGGTGATCGAGGCGTATGAACATTTCTTCTCCCGCTACACGGCCAGCGACCTGCTGGTGATCGATACCTCGCAGATCGATTTCGTGCACAATAATCGGGATCTGCAGGCTCTTTTTCGGCGACTGGATGCTCCGGTAAAAGGGACGCAGCATTTCCTGATGGTGGGGTAG
- the bcp gene encoding thioredoxin-dependent thiol peroxidase, protein MPPQAGDIIEDFTLNDQDGNPVTLSSFDPKPVVLFFYPKADTPGCTIEACGFRDAIDKLKKAGVVVLGISRDTVKAQKKFAEKYDLNYPLLADHDQKICNYFDVIKQKTMYGKPVTGIERTTYLIGPGRKLLHIFPKVKPEGHAEEVLAYVKADK, encoded by the coding sequence ATGCCACCACAAGCAGGCGACATTATCGAAGACTTTACTCTCAACGATCAGGACGGCAACCCGGTCACCCTCTCCAGCTTTGACCCCAAACCTGTCGTTTTGTTCTTTTACCCCAAAGCAGATACCCCTGGCTGCACCATCGAGGCCTGCGGCTTCCGGGACGCCATCGACAAGCTGAAAAAGGCGGGCGTTGTCGTTCTCGGCATCTCCCGCGACACCGTAAAGGCGCAGAAGAAATTCGCGGAAAAATACGACCTGAACTACCCCCTCCTGGCCGACCACGACCAGAAGATCTGCAACTACTTCGACGTCATCAAGCAGAAGACGATGTACGGCAAACCGGTCACTGGAATCGAGCGCACCACCTACCTGATCGGCCCCGGCCGCAAGCTGCTGCACATCTTCCCCAAAGTAAAGCCGGAAGGCCACGCCGAAGAGGTCCTGGCCTACGTAAAAGCCGATAAGTAG
- a CDS encoding S1C family serine protease produces MKMRRVLLVLLLVGGFYLLTNYMVPSGAIGNWVKSAFPSLPVNGTTAVNGPLGNFHMTVANAAPEFDSEEQNNINVYKRTLPSVVNVTSTTVAFDFFYGPVPQQGMGTGFIIDKEGHILTNNHVIQDGQRIEVTLNDKHKYTAKVVQVDKSHDLALLQINAPNLTPVTLADSKNIVVGQKVYAIGNPFGLNGTMTRGIISALRSVRGPTGAAIDNAIQTDAAINPGNSGGPLLNSRGEVIGINTMIASNGSDQSAGIGFAIPINTARAFVDDLARYGHVRRPALDVVTLPIGPDIADQLGLAADYGVLVERVLPGGAAERAGLKGGSQRAYMGNTPVMIGGDLIVSIDGQDITTQQDVSDVMNSHKAGDTVTVTIFRARKKIELRVTLSEASERQT; encoded by the coding sequence ATGAAGATGCGTCGCGTACTGCTCGTGCTCCTTTTGGTGGGCGGCTTCTACCTGCTGACCAACTACATGGTGCCGTCGGGAGCCATCGGTAACTGGGTCAAGAGCGCCTTCCCGTCGCTACCGGTAAATGGAACAACTGCGGTCAACGGCCCTCTGGGCAACTTCCATATGACCGTCGCCAATGCCGCGCCGGAGTTCGATAGCGAAGAGCAGAACAATATCAACGTCTATAAGCGGACTCTGCCCAGCGTGGTGAACGTTACTTCCACCACCGTGGCCTTCGACTTCTTCTACGGCCCCGTTCCCCAGCAGGGCATGGGTACCGGCTTCATTATCGACAAAGAGGGACACATCCTGACGAATAACCACGTCATTCAGGATGGCCAGCGCATCGAAGTCACGCTGAACGATAAGCACAAGTACACCGCCAAGGTTGTGCAGGTAGACAAAAGCCATGACCTGGCCCTGCTGCAGATCAATGCGCCAAACCTTACGCCAGTCACCCTGGCCGACTCCAAGAACATTGTCGTTGGACAGAAGGTCTACGCTATCGGCAATCCTTTCGGTCTGAACGGAACCATGACCCGCGGCATCATCTCCGCCCTTCGTTCCGTCCGCGGACCGACGGGAGCGGCCATCGACAATGCCATCCAGACCGATGCCGCGATCAACCCCGGTAACTCCGGCGGACCGCTGCTGAACTCGCGTGGCGAGGTCATCGGCATCAACACGATGATCGCCTCCAACGGCAGCGACCAGAGCGCCGGCATCGGCTTCGCTATTCCCATCAACACCGCTCGCGCCTTCGTTGATGACCTGGCTCGCTATGGCCACGTTCGTAGGCCTGCTCTCGATGTCGTCACGCTGCCGATCGGCCCGGACATCGCCGATCAGCTTGGCCTCGCGGCTGACTATGGCGTCCTTGTAGAACGAGTACTCCCCGGCGGTGCGGCAGAACGGGCCGGTCTGAAGGGCGGCTCACAACGCGCCTACATGGGCAACACACCGGTGATGATCGGCGGAGACCTTATCGTCTCCATCGACGGACAGGACATCACCACCCAGCAGGACGTCTCTGACGTGATGAACTCCCACAAGGCAGGCGACACGGTGACTGTCACAATCTTCCGCGCTCGCAAGAAAATCGAGTTGCGCGTTACTCTGAGCGAAGCCAGCGAACGCCAGACATAA
- the coaE gene encoding dephospho-CoA kinase (Dephospho-CoA kinase (CoaE) performs the final step in coenzyme A biosynthesis.), with product MLRVGLTGGLGSGKSTVAAMLVELGAHVTQADEVGRRLMQPGQNVFDRIVAHFGAEVLAADGTLDRTRLAKIAFADGRVEELNAIVHPATIEAQAAWMAEIGEREPEAVCVVETALLFETKHGNLRDRFDRIVLVYAPEQLRIERFLARQPGATVDDARRRMEAQMSDFEKMQRSHFLIRNDGTLEDLRRQVVQVWEALKAASGSLESSRA from the coding sequence ATGCTGCGTGTCGGACTTACAGGCGGCCTCGGTAGTGGCAAATCCACCGTGGCCGCCATGCTTGTCGAACTCGGGGCACACGTCACCCAGGCCGATGAGGTCGGCCGCCGGCTGATGCAGCCTGGTCAGAACGTCTTCGATCGCATTGTGGCGCACTTCGGCGCAGAGGTGCTCGCGGCCGACGGCACGCTGGACCGCACTCGGCTGGCAAAGATCGCCTTTGCCGACGGCCGCGTCGAGGAGCTGAACGCCATCGTCCATCCCGCAACCATCGAAGCCCAGGCCGCATGGATGGCAGAGATCGGCGAGCGAGAACCTGAAGCCGTCTGCGTCGTCGAAACCGCATTGCTCTTCGAGACGAAACACGGCAACCTGCGCGATCGCTTCGACAGGATTGTGCTGGTCTATGCGCCGGAACAGCTCCGCATCGAACGCTTTCTGGCACGGCAGCCGGGAGCGACGGTGGACGATGCGCGCCGCCGCATGGAAGCGCAGATGTCAGACTTTGAAAAGATGCAGCGCTCTCACTTCCTGATCCGCAACGACGGAACTCTGGAGGATCTGCGCCGCCAGGTCGTCCAGGTGTGGGAAGCGCTCAAAGCAGCCTCAGGGAGCCTAGAATCGTCTAGAGCCTGA
- a CDS encoding bifunctional 5,10-methylenetetrahydrofolate dehydrogenase/5,10-methenyltetrahydrofolate cyclohydrolase — protein sequence MAKLLDGVAIAGEIKNEVAAEAKELAARGITPKLVVVLVGHVAASEIYVRSKVKTCGELGIGSEMITPPETITTEEMLTLVAELNGRPDVDGILIQLPLPKQVDTKRLLEAIDPQKDVDGFHPVNAGRLQTGQPALAPCTPAGIIEILQRSKIAIAGANAVVVGRSDIVGKPAAMMLLNASATVSVCHSKTANLVNYTRHADILVAAIGRPGFITEEMVKPGATVIDVGINRVNDLSEMEKFFPNDTARAEGFARRGYTVVGDVDPRAFAVSGAYTPVPGGVGALTIAMLMKNTVRAARQRRGV from the coding sequence TGGCTGCACGCGGCATTACCCCCAAACTGGTCGTCGTGCTGGTCGGCCATGTTGCCGCCTCTGAGATCTACGTCCGCAGCAAGGTAAAGACCTGCGGCGAACTTGGTATCGGCAGCGAGATGATTACGCCGCCTGAGACCATCACCACCGAAGAGATGCTCACTCTGGTCGCGGAACTCAACGGACGTCCGGATGTCGACGGCATCCTGATTCAGCTTCCACTACCGAAGCAGGTCGACACCAAGCGGTTGCTTGAAGCGATCGATCCACAGAAAGACGTCGACGGATTTCATCCAGTCAACGCAGGCCGTCTGCAGACGGGCCAACCCGCGCTTGCTCCCTGCACCCCCGCAGGCATCATCGAGATTCTTCAACGCAGCAAGATCGCAATCGCTGGAGCCAATGCAGTCGTCGTGGGACGCAGCGATATCGTCGGCAAGCCCGCGGCCATGATGCTGCTGAACGCAAGCGCAACAGTCAGCGTCTGCCACTCGAAGACTGCCAACCTGGTGAATTACACCCGCCACGCTGACATTCTGGTTGCCGCTATCGGTCGCCCCGGTTTCATCACGGAAGAGATGGTCAAGCCCGGCGCCACCGTCATCGATGTAGGCATCAATCGCGTGAACGATCTCAGCGAGATGGAAAAGTTCTTCCCCAATGACACAGCTCGTGCTGAAGGCTTTGCCAGGCGCGGATATACCGTCGTCGGGGACGTCGATCCTCGCGCCTTTGCCGTGAGCGGAGCCTACACTCCGGTTCCCGGAGGCGTAGGAGCGCTGACCATCGCCATGCTGATGAAGAACACCGTCCGCGCAGCCCGGCAGCGCCGGGGCGTGTAG